From a region of the Narcine bancroftii isolate sNarBan1 chromosome 5, sNarBan1.hap1, whole genome shotgun sequence genome:
- the LOC138763324 gene encoding dual specificity protein phosphatase 7-like isoform X2: protein MKNQLFCTATSAMTMNKSVDWLQERLESGDASSLLLLDCRSHELYESSHIDSAINVVIPGLMLRRLKKGNLPIKSLIPNNEDKEKFVKRCKTDTVLLYDECTIDWHENGTSSVLGLLLQKLRDDGCKAYYLEGGFNKFQTEYLEHCETHLDCSCPSNSPPVSVLGLGGLRISSDCSDGESDADREPNSATESEGSPLPNNQPAFPVQILPYLYLGCAKDSTNLDVLGKYGIKYILNVTPNLPNMFENDGQFKYKQIPISDHWSQNLSQFFPEAISFIDLKDESFLWLRVLHTKNTEILEELSRSFSASIGDRYIADDSRLSLSSRNKLEAGNLEVPEFKQCWLGE from the exons ATGAAAAATCAGCTGTTTTGTACTGCTACCTCGGCCATGACGATGAACAAGAGTGTCGACTGGCTCCAGGAGCGACTGGAATCCGGGGATGCCAGCAGCCTGCTGCTGCTCGACTGCCGCTCCCACGAGCTGTACGAGTCCTCGCACATCGACTCGGCGATCAACGTGGTCATCCCGGGGCTGATGCTCCGGAGGCTGAAAAAGGGCAACTTGCCCATCAAGTCGCTGATCCCCAACAACGAGGACAAGGAGAAATTCGTCAAACGGTGCAAGACCGACACGGTGCTTCTCTACGACGAGTGCACCATCGATTGGCACGAAAACGGGACGAGTTCTGTGCTGGGCTTGTTGCTCCAAAAACTGCGAGACGACGGCTGCAAGGCGTACTACCTGGAAG GGGGCTTCAACAAGTTTCAAACCGAATACCTGGAACACTGCGAAACCCACCTGGACTGCTCCTGCCCCAGCAACTCTCCCCCCGTGTCCGTTCTGGGACTCGGAGGGCTGCGAATCAGTTCCGACTGCTCGGACGGGGAGTCCGACGCCGACCGGGAGCCCAACAGCGCGACCGAGTCCGAAGGGAGCCCCCTGCCCAATAATCAGCCGGCCTTCCCCGTCCAGATCTTGCCGTACCTGTACCTTGGCTGTGCCAAAGATTCCACCAACCTGGACGTCCTGGGAAAATACGGCATCAAGTACATCCTGAATGTCACCCCTAACCTCCCCAACATGTTTGAGAACGACGGGCAGTTTAAGTACAAGCAGATTCCAATTTCAGACCACTGGAGTCAGAACCTTTCACAGTTCTTTCCTGAAGCTATTTCCTTCATTG ACTTAAAAGATGAATCCTTCCTTTGGTTACGTGTGCTTCatactaaaaacacagaaatcctggaggaactcagccgctcattttcagcatctataggagaccgATATATTGCCGATGATTCacgcctgagcctttcttcaaggaataagctagAAGCTGGAAATCTTGAAgtcccagaattcaaacaatgctggctgggggagtaG
- the LOC138763324 gene encoding dual specificity protein phosphatase 7-like isoform X1, whose protein sequence is MKNQLFCTATSAMTMNKSVDWLQERLESGDASSLLLLDCRSHELYESSHIDSAINVVIPGLMLRRLKKGNLPIKSLIPNNEDKEKFVKRCKTDTVLLYDECTIDWHENGTSSVLGLLLQKLRDDGCKAYYLEGGFNKFQTEYLEHCETHLDCSCPSNSPPVSVLGLGGLRISSDCSDGESDADREPNSATESEGSPLPNNQPAFPVQILPYLYLGCAKDSTNLDVLGKYGIKYILNVTPNLPNMFENDGQFKYKQIPISDHWSQNLSQFFPEAISFIDEARSKKCGILVHCLAGISRSVTVTVAYLMQKLNLSLNDAYDFVKRKKSNISPNFNFMGQLLDFERTLGHSSPCDNRAPKEQLYFTTPTNHNVFQLESLEST, encoded by the exons ATGAAAAATCAGCTGTTTTGTACTGCTACCTCGGCCATGACGATGAACAAGAGTGTCGACTGGCTCCAGGAGCGACTGGAATCCGGGGATGCCAGCAGCCTGCTGCTGCTCGACTGCCGCTCCCACGAGCTGTACGAGTCCTCGCACATCGACTCGGCGATCAACGTGGTCATCCCGGGGCTGATGCTCCGGAGGCTGAAAAAGGGCAACTTGCCCATCAAGTCGCTGATCCCCAACAACGAGGACAAGGAGAAATTCGTCAAACGGTGCAAGACCGACACGGTGCTTCTCTACGACGAGTGCACCATCGATTGGCACGAAAACGGGACGAGTTCTGTGCTGGGCTTGTTGCTCCAAAAACTGCGAGACGACGGCTGCAAGGCGTACTACCTGGAAG GGGGCTTCAACAAGTTTCAAACCGAATACCTGGAACACTGCGAAACCCACCTGGACTGCTCCTGCCCCAGCAACTCTCCCCCCGTGTCCGTTCTGGGACTCGGAGGGCTGCGAATCAGTTCCGACTGCTCGGACGGGGAGTCCGACGCCGACCGGGAGCCCAACAGCGCGACCGAGTCCGAAGGGAGCCCCCTGCCCAATAATCAGCCGGCCTTCCCCGTCCAGATCTTGCCGTACCTGTACCTTGGCTGTGCCAAAGATTCCACCAACCTGGACGTCCTGGGAAAATACGGCATCAAGTACATCCTGAATGTCACCCCTAACCTCCCCAACATGTTTGAGAACGACGGGCAGTTTAAGTACAAGCAGATTCCAATTTCAGACCACTGGAGTCAGAACCTTTCACAGTTCTTTCCTGAAGCTATTTCCTTCATTG ATGAGGCTCGATCCAAGAAGTGTGGCATTCTGGTTCACTGCTTAGCTGGGATTAGCAGGTCAGTCACTGTGACTGTTGCGTATCTCATGCAGAAATTGAACCTTTCACTCAATGACGCTTATGAttttgtgaaaaggaaaaagtctaACATCTCTCCGAACTTCAACTTCATGGGGCAGCTCTTGGACTTCGAAAGGACTCTGGGACATAGCAGTCCTTGCGACAACAGGGCTCCTAAAGAACAGCTGTACTTCACCACTCCTACCAATCACAATGTTTTCCAGTTGGAATCTCTTGAGTCGACATGA
- the LOC138763324 gene encoding dual specificity protein phosphatase 7-like isoform X3 yields MKNQLFCTATSAMTMNKSVDWLQERLESGDASSLLLLDCRSHELYESSHIDSAINVVIPGLMLRRLKKGNLPIKSLIPNNEDKEKFVKRCKTDTVLLYDECTIDWHENGTSSVLGLLLQKLRDDGCKAYYLEDEARSKKCGILVHCLAGISRSVTVTVAYLMQKLNLSLNDAYDFVKRKKSNISPNFNFMGQLLDFERTLGHSSPCDNRAPKEQLYFTTPTNHNVFQLESLEST; encoded by the exons ATGAAAAATCAGCTGTTTTGTACTGCTACCTCGGCCATGACGATGAACAAGAGTGTCGACTGGCTCCAGGAGCGACTGGAATCCGGGGATGCCAGCAGCCTGCTGCTGCTCGACTGCCGCTCCCACGAGCTGTACGAGTCCTCGCACATCGACTCGGCGATCAACGTGGTCATCCCGGGGCTGATGCTCCGGAGGCTGAAAAAGGGCAACTTGCCCATCAAGTCGCTGATCCCCAACAACGAGGACAAGGAGAAATTCGTCAAACGGTGCAAGACCGACACGGTGCTTCTCTACGACGAGTGCACCATCGATTGGCACGAAAACGGGACGAGTTCTGTGCTGGGCTTGTTGCTCCAAAAACTGCGAGACGACGGCTGCAAGGCGTACTACCTGGAAG ATGAGGCTCGATCCAAGAAGTGTGGCATTCTGGTTCACTGCTTAGCTGGGATTAGCAGGTCAGTCACTGTGACTGTTGCGTATCTCATGCAGAAATTGAACCTTTCACTCAATGACGCTTATGAttttgtgaaaaggaaaaagtctaACATCTCTCCGAACTTCAACTTCATGGGGCAGCTCTTGGACTTCGAAAGGACTCTGGGACATAGCAGTCCTTGCGACAACAGGGCTCCTAAAGAACAGCTGTACTTCACCACTCCTACCAATCACAATGTTTTCCAGTTGGAATCTCTTGAGTCGACATGA